A window of Kribbella sp. NBC_00382 genomic DNA:
CGCTCGCGATGGAGATCGCCGGCCGCGCCGGCGGCCTGATCGCGACCAACCGGATCGCGCTGCGCGACCTGGTCCTGCTCGGCGGCGAACCGCCGGAGCTGCTCCGCAGCGCCGAGCTCGAGCGCGACCCGCAGTACTCCCGCAAGCTCTACGAGCTGTCCGCGGCACAATCGGGCGATGTTTTCGTGATCGCCTCCAACTCCGGCGTGAACGGCTCGATCGTCGAGCTCGCCTCAGTGGTGAAGGAGCAGGGCCACCCCCTGATCGCGATCACCTCGCTGCAGCACACCAGCGGGGTCGACTCGCGGCACCCGTCGGGCAAGAAGTTGATCGACTTCGCCGACGTGGTGCTTGACAACCACGCCCCGTACGGCGACTCGGTGCTCGATCTGCCCGATGGGGGCAAGGTCTGCGCCGTGTCCTCCATCACAGCAGCGCTGATTGCGCAGATGCTGGTCGCAGAGGTTCTGCGCCGGCTGACCGAGGCCGGCGAGAAGCCACCGGTCTACCTGTCCGCGAACATCCCGGGCGGCGACGACCACAACCACGCCCTTGAAGCACAGTACGCCGGCCGGATCCGTCGTACTGCTTGAAACACTCTCGGAAGGCGGGACCAATGACCACTCCCAACAACCTGTCGCGGCGGCTGTTCCTGCAGCGCGCGGCGGTCGGCACCCTGCTGGCCACCGGCGGCAGCACGCTCCTGGCAGCCTGCGCCGGCAGCGGCAGCGACGACAGCGGTTCAAGCGGTGGCGGCGCTGACAAGACCGCGGACAACCCGTTCGGTCTGGCCGACAAGGCCACTGTCGACGCGGTGATCTTCAACGGCGGGTACGGCTTCGACTACGTGACGTTCGCGGCCGACATCGCGCAGAAGAAGTTCGCGGGCTCGACGTTCAAGGTCGCGCCGTCCACCCAGATCGCGCAGCAGCTGCAGCCGCGCTTCGT
This region includes:
- a CDS encoding SIS domain-containing protein, whose protein sequence is MASTADGSRHAAGGDQEGLSAQAFVHALTPIMAAVTEQIDGPIQQAAELFTTSLRANGVIQAFGSGHSEALAMEIAGRAGGLIATNRIALRDLVLLGGEPPELLRSAELERDPQYSRKLYELSAAQSGDVFVIASNSGVNGSIVELASVVKEQGHPLIAITSLQHTSGVDSRHPSGKKLIDFADVVLDNHAPYGDSVLDLPDGGKVCAVSSITAALIAQMLVAEVLRRLTEAGEKPPVYLSANIPGGDDHNHALEAQYAGRIRRTA